The following is a genomic window from Gymnodinialimonas ceratoperidinii.
ACACGGATATGCTGCTCCACGATATGGGCGAAGGCCTCGCTGACAACCGCCCCGAAGGACGTGCCACGGGACGTGAATGGCGCACGGCCCCGCTCTGGGGGATCGGCATGACCGAAACCGTGAGCGGCCATACCTACTTCCTCCACGACGGGCGCGCCCGGAATCTACTGGAGGCCGTGCTATGGCATGGAGGCGAAGCGGAAGCGTCTCGTGATGCTGTCGTCGCCATGCCCCCGGCTGATCGCGCCGCCCTGATCACCTTTCTCGAAAGCCTCTGACATGCGCCTTGCAACCCTCACCTTGATCGCCGCACTGCCCTCCGCAGCCGTGGCACAGGATCATCAAGCCGCGATCGACGCGGCCCTCGACATGCATGTCTTGCCCGGCGTGACGGCCTTGGCAGAGACCAGCGAGACACTTGCTTCCGTGGCGGCCGAGACCTGCGGCGGCCACGACCTCACCGCGGCCTACAATGCGGCGTTTGACGCCTGGGTCCACGTCAGCCACCTGCGGTTTGGTCCGTTCGAGGCAGACAACCGGGCGTTCGCCTTGGCCTTCTGGCCGGACAGCCGGGGGGCGACGCCGCGGGCTCTGACCCAATTGATTGACGACACGGACCCTGTGATTGACGCCGAATACGCGAGCGTCTCAGTTGCGGCGCGGGGCTTCTACGCAATGGAGTTCCTGCTGTTCGATGATGATATCTCGACCCGCTGCGATCTGGTCCGCGTGATGGCTCGGGATATCGCCACAACCACGGCCGCGATTCGGGATGATTGGACAGGCACCCACGCCGAGCTGATGCGCACTGCAGGCGAGAACGATCGCTATCAATCGGAAGCCGAGGCGGTGCGGGCGTTGTTCAATGCGCTGACCACCGGGTTGGAGTTCAACGCCGATGTGCGCCTGGGTCGCCCCCTCGGCACGTTCGACCGCCCCCGCCCCAACCGGGCCGAGGCCCGCAGGTCAGAGCGGTCGCTGCGCAATCTGGCGGTCTCGATGGAGGGGTTGGCCGAGTTGTCAGCCGCCCTGACGTCCGCCATGCCCGATCTCCACGATGACATGATCGCGGCCTTCGATGCGGTGATTGCAGGATTGGAACAGCTGGATGATCCGACGTTGGCCAGCGTTGCTGATCCACAAGGTCGGCTCCGGATCGAGGCGTTGCAGCAACGGATCAGCGAGCTACGCCAGCTCATCTTGACCGAGATCGGCCCGAGCCTTGGCGTATCGGCCGGCTTCAACTCGCTGGATGGCGATTGATGGTCCCCCGCCGCACCGTCCTCGGGGGGCTGATGGCCACCGGCCTCGCGCCCACGGCCACTTGGGCCGATGCGGGCCAGCCTACCTATGTGACCGCCGCGCTCCGGCCCGACGGAGTTTACACCTTGTGCGGATTGGACGGCGCAGGCCAGATCACGTTCGAGGTTCCTCTGCCCGCCCGAGGTCATGCCGCAGCCGTCCATCCGACCCGCCCCGAAGCCATCGCCTTCGCCCGCAGACCCGGCACCTTCGCCCTCGTGATTGATTGCAGCACCGGACACCAGATTGCCCGCGTCACGGCGCCGGAAGGGCGGCACTTTTACGGGCACGGCGCGTTCTCTGCCGATGGATCGTTACTCTACACGACCGAGAACGACTTCGACGCGGCCAGAGGCATTGTCGGCATCTGGGATGCCCGCCAAGGCTACAGGCGCGTCGGTGAATTCGCAT
Proteins encoded in this region:
- a CDS encoding imelysin family protein — its product is MRLATLTLIAALPSAAVAQDHQAAIDAALDMHVLPGVTALAETSETLASVAAETCGGHDLTAAYNAAFDAWVHVSHLRFGPFEADNRAFALAFWPDSRGATPRALTQLIDDTDPVIDAEYASVSVAARGFYAMEFLLFDDDISTRCDLVRVMARDIATTTAAIRDDWTGTHAELMRTAGENDRYQSEAEAVRALFNALTTGLEFNADVRLGRPLGTFDRPRPNRAEARRSERSLRNLAVSMEGLAELSAALTSAMPDLHDDMIAAFDAVIAGLEQLDDPTLASVADPQGRLRIEALQQRISELRQLILTEIGPSLGVSAGFNSLDGD